Genomic DNA from Paenibacillus borealis:
TCATGGAGGGGGCAATGGGCAATCCATATCTTGCCGGAATGCTCGATGGCGTGGAGTCGCTCAGCAATGATGTAACACCGGAGAACATCCTTGCCTTAGATCCTGATCTGATTATCGTATACACTGGTACGGAAGGCATCGACAAGCTGAAGGAGATCGCTCCGGTAGTGCAGATTCAATACGGCTCCAAGAATTATAAGGATCAGATGCTTGACTTCGGCAAGCTTACGAACAAGAATGATGAAGCCAAAGCCTGGGTAGATAAGTGGGAAGCGAAGATTGCTGAACTGAAGCCGCAGGTACAAGCTGCCGTAGGCGACAGAACCGTATCCATCCTGAATCCATACGCCAAGGGATTGTTTGTATTTGGTCATAACTATGGACGCGGCGGAGAAATTCTGTATGGGGAATTCGGCTTGAAGGCTCCGGCAGAAGCCCAGAAAGAGGCGATTGACAGCGGGACGGGCTGGGCCTCGATCTCTCTGGAGAAGCTTCCGGACTTTGCAGGAGACATAATCTTCACCTGTCCTTGGTCAGGAGATACTTCAGATCCTAAGATTGTATATGACAATCCGCTTTGGGCAGGCCTGCCTGCGGTCAAAGCCGGCAACGTATTCCAGCTTAACCCGGATGCAGACACGTATAATGATCCGGTATCCCTGGAGGCACAGCTGGATTTCATTACAACAAGCCTGCTGTCCGTGAAATAATCCAGTATTGAAATAATGAAGCTATCTGCAATTCTGCATATAAAAAGCTGCGCCGGCGTCAGAAAATATCTGATGCCAGCGCAGCTTTTGTTATTATTCAAGCCTATATTAGCGGGTTATTCTACCGGCAGAGCCGTTTCCGAAGCAGTGGCATCAGCCAGCATCTGGCGGAGGACCGTTTGCAGAATACCGCCGTTACGGTAGTAGTCGATGTCAACGGTGCTGTCGAGCCGGGCAATGACCGGGAAGTCGAACTGGGTTCCGTCCTCGCGTGTGGCAGTGACGGTCAGCTCCTGACCGGGAAGGACATAGTTGTCGAGACCGGTAATGTCGAAGGTCTCACGTCCGGTCAGCCCCATGCTGCTCCAGCCATGGCCTTCCTGGAACTGCAGCGGCAGTACACCCATGCCGACGAGATTGCTGCGGTGAATCCGCTCGAAGCTCTCGGCGATGACGGCTTTGACTCCCAGCAGCAGCGTGCCTTTGGCGGCCCAGTCACGCGAGCTGCCGGTGCCGTACTCCTTGCCGGCGATGACGATCAGGTTCTGGCCGGCCGACTGGTACAGCATGGATGCATCATAGATCGACATCACTTCGTCGCTCGGCAGGAAGGTGGTTACCCCGCCTTCCGTTCCGGGAGCCACTGCGTTGCGGATCCGGATATTGGCGAAGGTACCGCGCATCATCACTTCATGGTTCCCGCGGCGTGAGCCGTAGGAGTTGAAGTCGGCGCGCTCTACGCCATGATTACGCAGATATTCTCCGGCCGGACCGGAGGTGGAGATATTTCCGGCTGGTGAAATATGGTCCGTAGTAACGGAATCTGCAAGCAGCGCGAGAACACGCGAGCTGCGGATATCCTTTATATCAGAGGCACCGTCTGCCAGATGCTCGAAGAATGGCGGATTCTGAATGTAAGTGGAATTGTCATCCCATTCATACAATTCGCCTTCCGGTACCGGAATGGAATTCCAGCGCTCATTGGCCGTGAAGACATTCTCATATTTGCTGCGGAACATTTCCGGACTAAGAGAGAGTCCTATAGCTTCGCGGATCTCGGCAGTAGTAGGCCAGATATCGGCCAGGAAGACAGGCTCACCCTGCGGATCGTAACCCAGCGGCTCGGTCTTCAGGTCGATATTAACGGTGCCGGCGAGTGCGTAGGCTACCACGAGCGGCGGTGAAGCCAGATAATTGGCCTTGACCTGGGCATGCACACGGCCCTCGAAGTTACGGTTGCCGGATATAACAGCGGCCACGGTCATATCATGTTCTGTAATGGCCTGGCTGACTTCATCCGGCAGCGGGCCGGAGTTACCGATACAGGTGGCGCAGCCGTATCCGGCCAGATAGAAGCCCAGAGCTTCCAGCGGCTTCAGCAGATCGGCCTTTTGCAGATATTCTGTAACGACCAGCGAGCCGGGCGTCAGGCTGCTTTTGACATAACCGGGTTTGGTCAGGCCGCGTTCAACAGCTTTCTTGGCGAGCAGGCCCGCTCCCAGCATAACGCTTGGGTTGGAAGTATTCGTACAGCTGGTAATGGCGGCAATCACTACGGCTCCTGTGCTGAGCTTGCTGGTGCTGCCGTTCTTGTGCTGCACTTCCACGACTTCGGCAATCTTCTCATCACTGAGGCCATAGCCGCCCTTGTCGACAGGTGTGCGGATGATGCCTTCAAAATTCTCTTTCATATGGGTCAGCTCGACCCGGTCCTGCGGACGTTTCGGTCCGGCCAGGCTGGGAACCACAGAGGCAAGATCCAGCTCGATGATATCGCTGAACTTAGGGTCCGGTGTATCTGCGGTGCGGAACATTCCCTGCGCTTTGTAATAATCGCCTACCAGCTCAACCAGCTCATCCGGGCGTCCGGTGCTGCGCAGATAGGCCAGCGTCTCGTCATCTACCGGGAAGAAGCCGATCGTTGCCCCATATTCAGGTGCCATATTGGCAACGGTTGCTCGGTCCGCCAGACTGATATTGGCCAGGCCAGGACCGTAGAATTCGACAAATTTGCCGACTACGCCTTTCTTGCGCAGCATTTGGGTAACGGTCAGGGCGAGGTCAGTAGCAGTGGCGCCTTCCATCAGGCTGCCGGTCAGCTTGAAGCCAACGACATCCGGTGTCACGAAATAAAGCGGCTGTCCGAGCATTCCTGCTTCCGCTTCAATGCCGCCGACACCCCAGCCGACTACGCCAAGGCCGTTAATCATGGTGGTATGAGAGTCGGTTCCGACCAGGGAATCCGGATATACAACTGTTTCACCGTCGATGGTCTTGGTGGTAGCTACAGAAGCCAGATACTCCAGGTTAACCTGATGCACAATCCCTGTTGCCGGGGGAACCGCGCGGAAGTTGTTGAAGGCGGTCTGTGCCCAGCGCAGGAAGCGGTAACGTTCCTCGTTGCGCTCGAATTCAACGTTCATATTATATTCCAGTGCATCGGCAGTTCCGAAGGCATCGACCATAACCGAATGGTCAATAACCAGGTCAACCGGCACAAGCGGATTAATCTTCTTAGGGTCGCCGCCGGCTTTCTTGACGGTGTCGCGCATAGCAGCAAGATCAACGACTACCGGTACACCGGTGAAGTCCTGCAGTACAATCCGTGCCGGAATGAAAGGGATTTCTTTATTACGGTCAATGCCGCCGGACCAGTCGGCCAGCTGCTTCACGTGTTCTTCTGTAATCGCCCGTCCGTCATACTGGCGGACAGCAGCCTCGAGTAACACCTTAATGGAGAATGGCAGGGATGAAATGTCGCCCGCGCCTTGTTGTTCCAGCGAGTTCAAATGATAGTAGCGATAAGTTTTGCCGCCTGATTCCAGGTTCTTAGCTAGTAGGAAATGGTCCTTGCTTGGCATATATGCGCCTCCTCGTTTCATCTGGTGAAACTACATTTCATATTTCTTATACTTTAAGTATAACGGTTGCAAAGAGGGGAGTAAAGTTTTTTTTCCTTCTTCATGGAAGGTTTGTAAGAGGAGGAAACAGGGGGGAATTCAGCGGAAATGCTGTTCGTTCTGCTGGTCTCAGAAGGCAATTAGATAAGTTTCTCCATTATTGGAATATAAAATTTATATGCTTCCTGCTGTAAAGCCTTTTCTGCTTATTTTCAGCCATCCGTAGAGCGGGTTGTCTCCCGGATTCAATTGGAGTTAAATCGTTCCCGTCCTGTATAGCTGCAGGCAATCGATCATATACATAGGACAGCAGCCAAAATGGCAAATGGAAACGGCTGTGCCGTCCTTTTGAACACGACGGCACAGGTTCAGCGAGATATAGAAAGATAATTTATAGTGTCCAACCTATAAATTCTTATATTTGAACGAAAGGGCGGAGAAGGAATGGAGCAGCAGTGGAAGAAAAGTCTCTATGTCTATGTGGATCAGCTGAACAAGGGGCGGGTTGCACCTGGAATTGAACCGCGCCAGACCACAATCAAGGATCCGCGGTTTCTGGACGAACAGCGTACACGCTTCCGCCGTATTGCGCAGTGGTACAACCGGCGGGGGATCACTCCGCTGCGCGGGGAAACAGGCGTCAGGACGCTGCGTACCGTGCGGCAGAATCCCGACGAGGTGGTTGCTGATGTGGCACTGCACAGCGCATTCTATTATGAGAAGGGCGGAATGACCCACCGCGAGGATGTGATTGAGTCTGAGCGTCTGACCTTTGTGCGGAAAGATGGAAACTGGGAGATACTAAACGTAGAGCGCAGTGTTCCCGAGCGCAATGCTGTGCGCAAAGTGGTGGAGACCGAGCCGGCCCTGCGGCTGTCGCAGTGGGGGGAAGTGCTGCCTGCACCACGGCCATCGCAGCCGCTGCTGAACCGCAGCGTGCTGCGCGGAGTAAGCGGCGCAAGAGAGGTCCGCTACCGCCGGGAAGAGGCGGCGGCATATGCCGACCGCTGGTGGAAGGACGGCAATCCGGAGTTCGAAATTTTTGAGGTGGACTGCACTAATTATGTCTCCCAATGTCTCTTTGCAGGGGGAGCACCTATCAACTATACTGGTAAAAGAGAAACGGGCTGGTGGTACAAGGGCTATAACGGAGCACAGGAATGGTGGAGCTTCAGCTGGGCGGTTTCAGACAGCCTGCAGCGTTATTTGAGCGGGGACCGCAGCAGCGGCCTGCGTGCTGAAGTTGTCGAACGGCCGGAGCAGCTGATGTTGGGCGATGTGATCCAGTACGACTGGGACGGCAACGGACATTACCAGCACAGCACGATTGTCACCGCTTTTGACGCAGGAGGCATGCCGCTGGTGAACGCCCGGACGGTCAGCAGCCGCCACCGCTTCTGGGATTACAAGGATTCCTACGCCTGGACGGACCGCACGGCCTACCGTTTTTTTCATATTAATGACTACTTATAATTCAGAAAGAGGTTAGGGCATGGGGAACGCTAAATTAACCGTAGGACTGGTGTACGGCGGCAAATCCGGAGAGCATGAGGTATCGCTGCAGACGGCTTATGCGGTTATGAACGCTTTTGACTACGATAAATATGAGATTATTCCGTTCTACATTTCCAAACAGGGCGTGTGGAAGGTAGGTGCAGCCCTGGAGGCTCCCTTCAGCGCAATTGAACAGCTTAAGCTGTCCGGAGCTTCCGGTGATATGGGTATGGCCTTGAATGCCTTGTTCAGCGGACTAAGCGGTGGAGACTCCATTGTGGATGTAATGTTCCCGCTGCTGCATGGCACTAACGGGGAAGACGGCACCATCCAGGGGCTGTTTGAAATGGCGAATATTCCGTACATTGGCGCAGGCGTGCTCGCTTCATCGGCGGGTATGGATAAGGTTGTCATGAAGAAGCTGTTCGGCGAGGCCGGTCTTGATCAATGTGAATATTGTTATTTCAATGCAGCGAACTGGAAACATAGAAGCCATGAGCTGATCGTTGGTGTGGAGGATAAGCTGGGGTATCCGGTATTCGTGAAACCGGCCAACCTTGGCTCAAGCGTAGGCATCTCCAAAGCAGTCGACAAAGAAAGTCTGATCAAGGCTGTTGATTATGCCTTCCGTTATGACACGAAGGTCATCATCGAGGAATTCGTTGATGCCCGCGAGGTAGAAGTTGCCGTACTTGGCAATGAAGAGCCGGATGCTTCGGTTCCGGGTGAAATCGTCTCTTCCGGCGAATATTATGACTATGCGGCCAAGTACACGGACGGCAAATCGCAAATGCTGATTCCGGCACCGGTCGATTCCGAGGTGGCAGACCGCCTGCGCGAATCTGCACTGATGGCCTTCAAGGCCATTGAGGGCAGCGGGATTACCCGGGCCGACTTCTTCCTGCGGAAGTCTGACGGCAAAATTCTCATTAATGAAGTGAATACAATGCCCGGCTTCACCCCGTTCAGCATGTATCCTCTGCTGTGGCGCGAGACCGGCGTTTCTTACCAGGCGCTGCTGGACCGGATGATTGCGCTGGCGCTTGAACGGTATCAGTTCAGACAGGGACTTAAGTACGATAACGAATAATATATGGTGATCGGCGGGAGCATTCCGGCCGGGAAGGAGAGAGAAGCATGGGGTTTCAATCAGAATTCAATTCAGTGTGCAAATTCAAGAATGAACAGGAGCTATACGAGCTGCTGGAGTACGGACGCACCAAAATGGTGAAGCAGGGCTTCCGTGTATACCCGACCGGCCAGAAGGTCATCGCCTACAATCCCGAGAATGTTGCTGTAGCGATAGTCAAAATTTCAGCTTCCATTGCTGAAATTAACTTTCAGGGCAATGAGGTCACAGCTGTGGAGATGGACCTGGTACGTAAGCTGAATGAGGAAGAGTCGCGGATACAGACGGCTCTCGCCTACGAAATGTTCTTCGGGGAAGAAGGATGATTGTCCGCTTCGGCTATGTCGCCATGTCTACCATCATCCCGGACTGTTCACCCTCTAAGACAATGACTATGGCAAGCTTCAGCAAGCTGGGCGACCGGGAAGCCGGACTCCGTAAGCTGGAGGCAATAGCACGGATCAATCTGCATAATACACTCCGCCTGCTGAAGCATAATTCAGGCTCGGATATTATGGTCTACCGCCTGACCTCCAAGCTGGTTCCGCTGGCGACCCATCCTGATCTGGCGGACTGGCATCCGCTGTCTGCACTGGCGGAGGAATTCGCTGAAGTGGGCAATTATGTGAAGAAACACGGCATGCGGGTCAGCTTTCATCCGGACCATTTCACGGTCCTGAGTACTCCTCGCCCCGAAGTGCTCGCAAGCTCGATCCGTGACCTGCAGCATCATGCAGATATGCTGGAGGCCATGGGGCTGCCGGCAACCGCCAAGAGTAATATTCATATTGGCGGTGCTTATGGGGACAAGCCTCTGTCTGCGGCGCGTTTCTGTGAGCAATGCTCCGCGCTGCCGCTGGCACTACGGGAACGGATGACGCTGGAGAACGACGACAAGACGTTTAATGCGGTGGAGACACTGGAGGTCTGCCGCAGCCTGGGACTGCCGATGGTGCTGGATATTCATCATCAATGGGTCAACAATGAAGGCGAGCTTC
This window encodes:
- a CDS encoding ABC transporter substrate-binding protein — protein: MRHSNKGLVLIVFTLALALLLAACGQSANNSATDSAAAANSSAASPTASSAASPAAATGNADSTADVEMVTFQDSAGEVQVPKNPQRIVDTTAFYTGYFLALGVKPVGVMEGAMGNPYLAGMLDGVESLSNDVTPENILALDPDLIIVYTGTEGIDKLKEIAPVVQIQYGSKNYKDQMLDFGKLTNKNDEAKAWVDKWEAKIAELKPQVQAAVGDRTVSILNPYAKGLFVFGHNYGRGGEILYGEFGLKAPAEAQKEAIDSGTGWASISLEKLPDFAGDIIFTCPWSGDTSDPKIVYDNPLWAGLPAVKAGNVFQLNPDADTYNDPVSLEAQLDFITTSLLSVK
- the acnA gene encoding aconitate hydratase AcnA, with the translated sequence MPSKDHFLLAKNLESGGKTYRYYHLNSLEQQGAGDISSLPFSIKVLLEAAVRQYDGRAITEEHVKQLADWSGGIDRNKEIPFIPARIVLQDFTGVPVVVDLAAMRDTVKKAGGDPKKINPLVPVDLVIDHSVMVDAFGTADALEYNMNVEFERNEERYRFLRWAQTAFNNFRAVPPATGIVHQVNLEYLASVATTKTIDGETVVYPDSLVGTDSHTTMINGLGVVGWGVGGIEAEAGMLGQPLYFVTPDVVGFKLTGSLMEGATATDLALTVTQMLRKKGVVGKFVEFYGPGLANISLADRATVANMAPEYGATIGFFPVDDETLAYLRSTGRPDELVELVGDYYKAQGMFRTADTPDPKFSDIIELDLASVVPSLAGPKRPQDRVELTHMKENFEGIIRTPVDKGGYGLSDEKIAEVVEVQHKNGSTSKLSTGAVVIAAITSCTNTSNPSVMLGAGLLAKKAVERGLTKPGYVKSSLTPGSLVVTEYLQKADLLKPLEALGFYLAGYGCATCIGNSGPLPDEVSQAITEHDMTVAAVISGNRNFEGRVHAQVKANYLASPPLVVAYALAGTVNIDLKTEPLGYDPQGEPVFLADIWPTTAEIREAIGLSLSPEMFRSKYENVFTANERWNSIPVPEGELYEWDDNSTYIQNPPFFEHLADGASDIKDIRSSRVLALLADSVTTDHISPAGNISTSGPAGEYLRNHGVERADFNSYGSRRGNHEVMMRGTFANIRIRNAVAPGTEGGVTTFLPSDEVMSIYDASMLYQSAGQNLIVIAGKEYGTGSSRDWAAKGTLLLGVKAVIAESFERIHRSNLVGMGVLPLQFQEGHGWSSMGLTGRETFDITGLDNYVLPGQELTVTATREDGTQFDFPVIARLDSTVDIDYYRNGGILQTVLRQMLADATASETALPVE
- a CDS encoding amidase domain-containing protein, with translation MEQQWKKSLYVYVDQLNKGRVAPGIEPRQTTIKDPRFLDEQRTRFRRIAQWYNRRGITPLRGETGVRTLRTVRQNPDEVVADVALHSAFYYEKGGMTHREDVIESERLTFVRKDGNWEILNVERSVPERNAVRKVVETEPALRLSQWGEVLPAPRPSQPLLNRSVLRGVSGAREVRYRREEAAAYADRWWKDGNPEFEIFEVDCTNYVSQCLFAGGAPINYTGKRETGWWYKGYNGAQEWWSFSWAVSDSLQRYLSGDRSSGLRAEVVERPEQLMLGDVIQYDWDGNGHYQHSTIVTAFDAGGMPLVNARTVSSRHRFWDYKDSYAWTDRTAYRFFHINDYL
- a CDS encoding D-alanine--D-alanine ligase; its protein translation is MGNAKLTVGLVYGGKSGEHEVSLQTAYAVMNAFDYDKYEIIPFYISKQGVWKVGAALEAPFSAIEQLKLSGASGDMGMALNALFSGLSGGDSIVDVMFPLLHGTNGEDGTIQGLFEMANIPYIGAGVLASSAGMDKVVMKKLFGEAGLDQCEYCYFNAANWKHRSHELIVGVEDKLGYPVFVKPANLGSSVGISKAVDKESLIKAVDYAFRYDTKVIIEEFVDAREVEVAVLGNEEPDASVPGEIVSSGEYYDYAAKYTDGKSQMLIPAPVDSEVADRLRESALMAFKAIEGSGITRADFFLRKSDGKILINEVNTMPGFTPFSMYPLLWRETGVSYQALLDRMIALALERYQFRQGLKYDNE
- the uvsE gene encoding UV DNA damage repair endonuclease UvsE, whose product is MIVRFGYVAMSTIIPDCSPSKTMTMASFSKLGDREAGLRKLEAIARINLHNTLRLLKHNSGSDIMVYRLTSKLVPLATHPDLADWHPLSALAEEFAEVGNYVKKHGMRVSFHPDHFTVLSTPRPEVLASSIRDLQHHADMLEAMGLPATAKSNIHIGGAYGDKPLSAARFCEQCSALPLALRERMTLENDDKTFNAVETLEVCRSLGLPMVLDIHHQWVNNEGELPWELWPEIQKTWTSSLARKDVPPGELLPPKIHVSSPRSPSDPRSHADGVEPAPLFAFLKRIAEDTPAVDVMIEAKLKDGALFGLMEAMKELAQGGNGITVLNGASVNIQA